A window of Haloarcula sp. H-GB4 contains these coding sequences:
- a CDS encoding DHH family phosphoesterase encodes MSSPTGTGDGATVPDGGTIVYDLADQCTSDDLEEGALYHATVNGTVEYGVFVDLSDAVSGLVHDSNLLGQYDVGDDLIVELGEIRPDGDLSFEEVRVADYEEQRVAHGNATTVADLDDATGETVIIEGQVVQIKQTGGPTVFQVRDETGIVPCAAFEEAGVRAHPDVEIDDIVRISGRAEERDDGLQIEAESLTVLDGEEAAAVESDLDAALAEAAEPADVEPLVEWPAFEKLWDDLREVATELRKTVLSGRPIRMRHHADGDGLCASVPLQVALESFIASQYEDASAPQHLLKRLPSKAPYYEMEDVTRDLNFALEDRTRHGQKLPMLLMLDNGSTEEDTPAYRNLRHYDIPVVVVDHHHPDPEAVEPLIEQHVNPYLHDEDYRITTGMLCVELARMIDPDLTEDLTHVPAVAGLSDRSEAEAMRDYIDLAGEKSYDESDLRDIGEALDYATHWLRYNSGEQLITDVLNVDCDDRDRHAEVVDFLAERAERDVEDQLDAAMSHVDHERLDNGAHLYTIDVENHAHRFTYPAPGKTTGEIHDRKVAETGDPVITIGYGPDFAVLRSDGVRLDIPRMVTELSEEIDGGGVSGGGHLVVGSIKFVKGRRESVIDALVEKMAEAEIDEELGSSTALPEEV; translated from the coding sequence ATGTCTTCGCCAACTGGCACCGGTGACGGTGCGACGGTCCCCGACGGCGGGACCATCGTCTACGATCTTGCGGACCAATGTACGTCCGATGATCTCGAAGAAGGCGCACTGTACCACGCAACTGTCAACGGCACCGTCGAATACGGCGTGTTTGTCGATCTCTCCGATGCTGTCTCCGGGCTCGTTCACGACTCTAATCTCCTGGGCCAGTACGACGTGGGCGACGACCTCATCGTCGAACTCGGCGAGATCCGCCCCGATGGCGATCTGAGCTTCGAAGAAGTACGGGTCGCAGACTACGAGGAACAGCGTGTTGCCCACGGCAACGCGACCACCGTCGCCGACCTTGACGATGCGACTGGTGAGACGGTCATCATCGAGGGCCAGGTCGTCCAGATCAAACAGACCGGCGGCCCCACCGTGTTCCAAGTCCGTGACGAAACCGGCATCGTCCCGTGTGCCGCCTTCGAAGAGGCAGGCGTCAGGGCACACCCTGACGTCGAAATCGACGATATTGTCCGCATCTCCGGGCGCGCAGAGGAGCGTGACGACGGCTTGCAGATCGAAGCCGAATCGCTGACAGTCCTCGACGGCGAGGAAGCTGCCGCCGTCGAGAGCGACCTCGACGCCGCACTGGCCGAAGCCGCCGAACCAGCTGACGTCGAGCCGCTGGTCGAGTGGCCCGCCTTCGAGAAGCTGTGGGATGACCTCCGGGAAGTTGCGACGGAACTCCGAAAGACGGTGCTCTCGGGTCGACCGATCCGCATGCGTCACCACGCCGATGGTGACGGGCTCTGTGCGAGTGTCCCGCTGCAGGTCGCACTGGAGTCGTTTATCGCCTCCCAATACGAAGATGCCAGCGCGCCCCAGCACCTCCTCAAGCGCCTCCCGAGCAAGGCCCCCTACTACGAGATGGAGGACGTGACCCGGGACCTCAACTTCGCATTGGAGGACCGCACCCGACACGGGCAGAAGCTCCCGATGCTGCTGATGCTCGACAACGGCTCCACTGAGGAAGACACGCCGGCCTACCGTAACCTTCGGCACTACGACATCCCGGTTGTCGTCGTCGACCACCACCATCCGGACCCCGAGGCTGTCGAGCCACTCATTGAGCAACACGTCAACCCGTACCTCCACGACGAGGACTACCGTATCACGACGGGAATGCTGTGTGTCGAACTCGCCCGGATGATCGACCCCGACCTCACCGAGGACCTCACGCACGTCCCCGCCGTCGCCGGCCTCTCGGACCGTTCGGAAGCCGAGGCGATGCGGGACTACATCGACCTCGCCGGCGAGAAGAGCTACGACGAGAGCGACCTTCGCGACATCGGCGAGGCGCTTGACTACGCGACTCACTGGCTACGCTACAACTCCGGCGAACAGCTCATCACCGACGTGCTGAACGTCGACTGTGACGACCGCGACCGCCACGCGGAAGTCGTCGACTTCCTGGCCGAGCGGGCCGAGCGCGACGTCGAAGACCAGCTCGACGCCGCCATGAGCCACGTGGACCACGAGCGCCTCGACAACGGCGCGCACCTCTACACAATTGACGTGGAGAACCACGCCCACCGCTTTACCTACCCCGCGCCGGGCAAGACGACGGGCGAAATCCACGACCGGAAGGTAGCGGAAACTGGCGACCCCGTGATCACCATCGGCTACGGTCCGGACTTCGCCGTTCTGCGCTCCGACGGCGTCCGTCTGGACATCCCGCGGATGGTCACCGAGCTCAGCGAGGAGATCGACGGCGGCGGTGTCTCCGGCGGCGGTCACCTCGTTGTCGGCTCCATCAAGTTCGTCAAGGGCCGCCGCGAGTCAGTCATCGACGCTCTCGTCGAGAAGATGGCCGAGGCCGAGATCGACGAAGAACTCGGAAGCTCGACGGCGCTGCCCGAAGAAGTGTAA
- a CDS encoding phospholipase D-like domain-containing protein — translation MRSLAPLVCCVFVFAAISPCIATGQATSAVTPTRGPTEPSIHAVYPDPVAGGDEGEFVVLDIPVGTDIRQYTITDGAGTAGVPNTTARGRVVLSTAPNRTRKLTNWPVVGLDGHLALANGGERVHLQRANQTVDAVRYTEAVEGELGIVNGSVIRWRPLGATDRPVVRAAGGEVRAFALPDTPAAPIRPIRNADERVYLAGYTLSSTRVADALIAAQLRGATVRVLLEGEPVGSRTAAEASTLDRLAGAGVSVRVMTGPRTRYRYHHAKYAVADGRAVVLTENWKPAGTGGNSSRGWGVVTAQPRVVDGLNQTFQSDTGWQDSKPWGEYRQGRQFERAETATGTYPTEFRAESVPVQRTDLLITPDNAQGELVTTIDGADDSIDVIQPTVGDWNSPLLRALRRAASRGVEVRLLLSDAWYVREENTQTAQRFREWADRNEAPLTAKVADPDGRYEKIHAKGAVVDDEQVIVGSLNWNEQAATANREVVLVLHGGDAADYFGAVFAADWDAGDFDMPVGALVALLGLLVVAGFAARRVSFEA, via the coding sequence ATGCGGTCGCTCGCCCCACTTGTCTGTTGCGTGTTTGTCTTCGCCGCGATAAGCCCATGTATCGCCACTGGTCAGGCGACTTCAGCCGTAACACCAACCAGAGGTCCCACAGAACCGTCGATCCATGCAGTGTATCCGGACCCCGTCGCCGGCGGCGATGAGGGGGAGTTCGTCGTCCTTGACATCCCCGTCGGGACCGATATCAGGCAGTACACCATTACCGACGGCGCCGGTACTGCAGGTGTTCCGAACACCACTGCCCGCGGGCGCGTCGTCCTCTCGACGGCACCGAACCGGACGCGAAAGCTCACCAACTGGCCGGTCGTCGGCCTCGACGGACATCTTGCACTGGCAAACGGCGGTGAGCGGGTTCACCTTCAGCGTGCTAATCAGACTGTCGACGCCGTCCGGTACACCGAGGCCGTCGAGGGGGAACTCGGCATAGTGAACGGATCGGTTATCCGCTGGCGGCCGCTGGGTGCGACGGACCGCCCGGTCGTAAGGGCCGCCGGTGGTGAGGTCCGCGCGTTCGCGCTGCCGGATACACCTGCTGCTCCGATTCGGCCGATACGAAACGCGGACGAGCGGGTATACTTGGCCGGGTACACCCTCTCCTCGACAAGGGTCGCCGACGCACTTATCGCCGCCCAGCTCCGCGGTGCGACGGTTCGCGTCCTGCTTGAGGGCGAACCGGTCGGCAGCCGCACCGCCGCAGAGGCCAGCACCCTTGACCGACTGGCCGGGGCCGGCGTCTCCGTCCGGGTGATGACAGGTCCACGTACCAGATATCGCTACCACCACGCGAAGTACGCCGTCGCCGACGGGCGGGCCGTCGTGCTGACGGAGAACTGGAAGCCCGCCGGCACGGGCGGCAACAGCAGCCGCGGCTGGGGGGTGGTCACGGCACAGCCACGAGTCGTCGACGGGCTGAATCAGACGTTCCAGTCGGATACCGGCTGGCAGGACAGCAAGCCGTGGGGAGAGTACCGTCAGGGCCGACAGTTCGAGCGGGCCGAGACAGCGACCGGGACGTATCCGACTGAATTCCGGGCTGAATCGGTGCCCGTTCAGCGGACGGACCTCTTGATTACCCCGGACAACGCCCAGGGTGAACTCGTCACGACGATAGACGGCGCGGACGACTCCATTGACGTCATCCAGCCAACGGTCGGAGACTGGAACAGCCCACTCCTCCGGGCGCTCCGTCGAGCCGCGTCGCGTGGCGTCGAGGTCCGCCTACTGCTGAGTGACGCGTGGTACGTCCGCGAGGAGAACACGCAGACAGCACAGCGGTTTCGAGAGTGGGCCGACCGTAACGAGGCGCCGCTGACGGCGAAAGTGGCGGACCCCGACGGTCGCTACGAGAAGATTCACGCCAAGGGCGCTGTCGTCGATGACGAACAGGTCATCGTCGGCAGTCTCAACTGGAACGAACAGGCAGCGACAGCCAACCGCGAGGTCGTATTGGTGCTTCACGGGGGCGACGCAGCCGACTATTTCGGCGCTGTCTTTGCTGCCGACTGGGACGCCGGCGACTTTGACATGCCGGTCGGGGCACTCGTGGCCCTACTCGGTCTTCTCGTAGTCGCCGGGTTCGCCGCTCGTCGGGTTTCGTTCGAAGCGTAG
- a CDS encoding HEAT repeat domain-containing protein, which produces MSNGDDEADASDDAEAADEIDVTAEELESRLTEAGDALEAAETEADLDDVESSLDDIESDLKAADLPEPDEDDDEAEDPREELESQLSDLRDDLDEQRGPYADDVVAIVSDAADTVTDSEWTDDGEGEAQEAVETFLDESAEFVDHNADTSGDFVAAGDALNTVADAIEAANLDPDEDTETIEGLLEAAEALETGLDEAEVWDDLTVQEQLDARGFYDILTNENRKDFPPEWNAAKLHAEEGDFEQVLFAYDKLGSEFFDGYIVDLLYNLGSDAEPAFDAMHQRAQKRDKGPIEVLGKIGDERATETLHDYIDGDGDPALQKVTLRALGAIGSAESVQPVANRLDADSEEVRSVAARALGLLGDTRAIEPLGDILKSDDSDSVRASAAWALRQIGTETALDEAARYTDDRAYIVQAEAEKAASA; this is translated from the coding sequence ATGAGCAACGGGGACGACGAGGCTGACGCGTCGGACGACGCCGAGGCAGCAGATGAGATCGACGTGACCGCCGAAGAACTGGAATCGCGTCTCACGGAGGCCGGCGACGCGCTAGAGGCCGCAGAGACCGAGGCCGACCTCGACGACGTCGAGTCGTCCCTCGACGACATCGAGAGCGACCTCAAAGCCGCCGACCTGCCCGAACCCGACGAGGACGACGACGAAGCCGAAGACCCCCGCGAGGAACTGGAGTCCCAGTTGTCGGACCTGCGCGACGACCTTGACGAACAGCGCGGCCCCTATGCCGATGACGTGGTCGCTATCGTTTCTGACGCAGCGGATACCGTCACCGACAGCGAGTGGACCGACGACGGCGAGGGTGAAGCACAGGAAGCCGTCGAAACGTTCCTCGACGAAAGCGCCGAGTTCGTCGACCACAACGCCGACACGAGCGGCGATTTCGTCGCTGCCGGGGATGCGCTGAATACAGTCGCCGACGCCATCGAAGCGGCAAACCTCGACCCTGACGAGGATACGGAAACTATCGAAGGACTCCTCGAAGCGGCGGAAGCGCTGGAAACAGGGCTGGACGAAGCCGAAGTCTGGGACGACCTCACGGTACAAGAGCAACTCGACGCCCGCGGTTTCTACGACATCCTGACCAACGAGAACCGGAAGGACTTCCCGCCGGAGTGGAACGCCGCGAAGCTCCACGCTGAGGAGGGCGATTTCGAGCAGGTCCTGTTCGCCTACGACAAACTCGGGTCAGAGTTCTTCGACGGGTACATCGTTGACCTCCTGTACAACCTCGGGAGCGACGCCGAACCGGCCTTCGACGCGATGCACCAGCGCGCACAGAAACGCGACAAGGGGCCAATCGAGGTGCTGGGGAAAATCGGCGACGAGCGCGCAACCGAGACGCTGCACGACTACATCGACGGTGACGGCGACCCCGCGCTCCAGAAAGTCACGCTGCGCGCACTGGGCGCTATCGGCAGTGCGGAGTCGGTCCAGCCGGTCGCCAATCGTCTCGACGCCGACAGCGAGGAGGTCCGATCGGTCGCGGCCCGCGCCCTCGGCCTGCTCGGTGATACCCGCGCTATCGAGCCGCTCGGCGACATACTCAAATCCGACGACAGCGATTCCGTTCGCGCCTCCGCCGCGTGGGCGCTCCGACAGATCGGAACCGAAACGGCGCTCGATGAAGCTGCCCGCTACACGGACGACCGTGCCTACATTGTCCAAGCCGAAGCGGAAAAGGCAGCCAGCGCCTGA